A window of Solanum stenotomum isolate F172 chromosome 3, ASM1918654v1, whole genome shotgun sequence contains these coding sequences:
- the LOC125858864 gene encoding uncharacterized protein LOC125858864, translated as MEAWNRLRDIFQDNKHSHTVTLEYNFTHVNMEDFPSVSAYCQHLKSLSDQLKNARSMLTLEEAGLAKKAEHSFSSTMVARESTGSHDVVDHSSSHHNTNDGKRNQYRNNNRNNNGGRGGSKGGTGGGGKTGGGGQMGGGNSRGGGQLPAGQHPPPNSPWVGG; from the exons ATGGAGGCTTGGAATAGATTGCGTGACATATTCCAAGATAACAAACACTCTCATACCGTCACTCTTGAGTACAATTTCACTCATGTGAACATGGAAGATTTTCCAAGTGTCTCTGCCTATTGTCAACACCTCAAATCTTTGTCAGACCAACTCAAGAAT GCTCGTTCGATGCTCACTCTTGAAGAGGCCGGCCTTGCTAAGAAGGCGGAGCATAGCTTCTCATCAACTATGGTTGCTCGTGAGTCGACTGGCTCGCATGATGTTGTTGATCATTCCTCTTCACACCACAATACTAATGATGGGAAGAGGAACCAATACCGCAACAATAATCGCAACAACAATGGTGGTCGTGGAGGCAGCAAGGGTGGTACCGGTGGCGGGGGTAAGACTGGAGGTGGTGGTCAGATGGGGGGTGGCAACAGCCGCGGTGGCGGACAGCTGCCAGCAGGTCAGCATCCACCACCCAATTCTCCATGGGTTGGAGGTTAG
- the LOC125857508 gene encoding malate dehydrogenase [NADP], chloroplastic isoform X1, which produces MAVAEFIPSSSSSLTKTISLYSSQLLHVSTHKPRLSLTPLRRSKICCSVISNEVQAPVPVAKEPIKKTECFGVFCLTYDLKAEEETSSWKKLINVSVSGAAGMIANHLLFKLASGEVFGPDQPVALKLLGSERSTQALEGVAMELEDSLFPLLREVSIGIDPYEVFQDAEWALLIGAKPRGPGMERAGLLDINGQIFAEQGKALNAVASRNVKVIVVGNPCNTNALICLKNAPDIPAKNFHALTRLDENRAKCQLALKAGVFYDKVSNMTIWGNHSTTQVPDFLNAKINGFPVKDVIRDSKWLEEEFTEKIQKRGGVLIQKWGRSSAASTAVSVVDAMRSLVTPTPEGDWFSTSVYTNGNPYGIAEDIVFSMPCRSKGDGDYELVKDVLMDDYLQSRIKKSEDELLAEKRCVAHLTGEGIAVCDLPGDTMLPGEM; this is translated from the exons ATGGCGGTGGCAGAGTttattccttcttcttcttcttcactcaCTAAAACCATATCTCTTTATTCTTCACAACTTTTACATGTATCAACCCACAAGCCTCGATTATCACTAACTCCTCTCCGAAGAAGTAAAATATGCTGCTCTGTTATCTCTAA TGAAGTTCAAGCACCAGTGCCGGTGGCGAAGGAGCCAATTAAAAAAACTGAATGCTTTGGTGTTTTCTGTCTTACTTATGATCTCAAAGCT GAAGAAGAGACAAGTTCTTGGAAGAAGCTGATAAATGTCTCTGTTTCTGGTGCTGCCGGAATGATCGCTAATCATCTTCTTTTTAAA CTTGCATCAGGTGAAGTTTTTGGGCCAGATCAACCAGTTGCATTAAAATTATTGGGGTCTGAGCGGTCGACCCAAGCCCTTGAAG GAGTTGCTATGGAACTAGAGGATTCCTTGTTTCCGTTGCTTAGGGAGGTCAGCATAGGCATAGATCCTTATGAGGTGTTCCAGGATGCTGAATGGGCACTTCTCATTGGAGCAAAGCCTCGAGGTCCTGGAATGGAACGAGCTGGCTTATTGGATATAAATGGGCAAATCTTTGCTGAGCAG GGAAAAGCTCTCAATGCTGTTGCATCTCGTAATGTCAAAGTTATAGTGGTGGGAAACCCTTGTAATACCAA TGCATTGATTTGTTTGAAAAATGCTCCAGACATACCTGCAAAAAATTTTCATGCATTAACAAGATTAGATGAAAATCGAGCAAAATGCCAG CTTGCTCTGAAAGCTGGAGTCTTCTATGACAAAGTATCTAATATGACCATCTGGGGAAACCATTCAACTACTCAG GTTCCAGACTTCTTAAATGCAAAAATTAATGGTTTTCCGGTCAAAGACGTCATTAGAGACTCTAAATGGTTAGAGGAAGAGTTCACTGAAAAGATTCAGAAG AGAGGTGGTGTACTTATTCAGAAATGGGGAAGATCTTCTGCTGCATCTACTGCTGTATCAGTTGTTGATGCAATGAGGTCTCTTGTGACTCCTACACCAGAAGGCGATTGGTTCTCCACTAGC GTGTACACCAATGGAAATCCTTATGGGATAGCAGAGGATATAGTTTTCAGCATGCCATGCAGATCAAAA GGTGATGGTGACTATGAACTTGTCAAGGATGTATTAATGGATGACTACCTCCAAAGCCGAATAAAGAAG TCAGAAGATGAATTGCTTGCTGAGAAGAGATGTGTCGCGCATCTTACAGGAGAG gGTATTGCTGTATGTGATCTGCCAGGAGACACAATGCTCCCTGGAGAAATGTGA
- the LOC125857508 gene encoding malate dehydrogenase [NADP], chloroplastic isoform X2, with amino-acid sequence MIANHLLFKLASGEVFGPDQPVALKLLGSERSTQALEGVAMELEDSLFPLLREVSIGIDPYEVFQDAEWALLIGAKPRGPGMERAGLLDINGQIFAEQGKALNAVASRNVKVIVVGNPCNTNALICLKNAPDIPAKNFHALTRLDENRAKCQLALKAGVFYDKVSNMTIWGNHSTTQVPDFLNAKINGFPVKDVIRDSKWLEEEFTEKIQKRGGVLIQKWGRSSAASTAVSVVDAMRSLVTPTPEGDWFSTSVYTNGNPYGIAEDIVFSMPCRSKGDGDYELVKDVLMDDYLQSRIKKSEDELLAEKRCVAHLTGEGIAVCDLPGDTMLPGEM; translated from the exons ATGATCGCTAATCATCTTCTTTTTAAA CTTGCATCAGGTGAAGTTTTTGGGCCAGATCAACCAGTTGCATTAAAATTATTGGGGTCTGAGCGGTCGACCCAAGCCCTTGAAG GAGTTGCTATGGAACTAGAGGATTCCTTGTTTCCGTTGCTTAGGGAGGTCAGCATAGGCATAGATCCTTATGAGGTGTTCCAGGATGCTGAATGGGCACTTCTCATTGGAGCAAAGCCTCGAGGTCCTGGAATGGAACGAGCTGGCTTATTGGATATAAATGGGCAAATCTTTGCTGAGCAG GGAAAAGCTCTCAATGCTGTTGCATCTCGTAATGTCAAAGTTATAGTGGTGGGAAACCCTTGTAATACCAA TGCATTGATTTGTTTGAAAAATGCTCCAGACATACCTGCAAAAAATTTTCATGCATTAACAAGATTAGATGAAAATCGAGCAAAATGCCAG CTTGCTCTGAAAGCTGGAGTCTTCTATGACAAAGTATCTAATATGACCATCTGGGGAAACCATTCAACTACTCAG GTTCCAGACTTCTTAAATGCAAAAATTAATGGTTTTCCGGTCAAAGACGTCATTAGAGACTCTAAATGGTTAGAGGAAGAGTTCACTGAAAAGATTCAGAAG AGAGGTGGTGTACTTATTCAGAAATGGGGAAGATCTTCTGCTGCATCTACTGCTGTATCAGTTGTTGATGCAATGAGGTCTCTTGTGACTCCTACACCAGAAGGCGATTGGTTCTCCACTAGC GTGTACACCAATGGAAATCCTTATGGGATAGCAGAGGATATAGTTTTCAGCATGCCATGCAGATCAAAA GGTGATGGTGACTATGAACTTGTCAAGGATGTATTAATGGATGACTACCTCCAAAGCCGAATAAAGAAG TCAGAAGATGAATTGCTTGCTGAGAAGAGATGTGTCGCGCATCTTACAGGAGAG gGTATTGCTGTATGTGATCTGCCAGGAGACACAATGCTCCCTGGAGAAATGTGA